A stretch of the Dichotomicrobium thermohalophilum genome encodes the following:
- the glmS gene encoding glutamine--fructose-6-phosphate transaminase (isomerizing) has product MCGIVGILGSAPVAAPLLEALRRLEYRGYDSAGIATVENGRIDRRRAPGKLDALQSVLGSHPLSGKAGIGHTRWATHGAPTEINAHPHVSGPVSLVHNGIIENFAALRRELEHDGVTLESQTDSEVIAHLLAREIAKGQSPEAATKAVLRQLEGAFALAIIFAGHDDLMIAARKGSPLALGHGQGEMYLGSDAIALAPLTGEITYLEEGDVAVMTRAGARIYDETGMEVDRPRQKGVASALLVDKGNYRHFMAKEIHEQPEVIAHTIAHYADLAERRVDIPNLAVDLASLERVTLCGCGTAFYAGLVAKYWFEQYARLPVEIDVASEFRYREAPLPENGLAIFISQSGETADTLAGLRYCREQRQHIASIVNVQHSSIARESDVVLPTLAGPEIGVASTKAFTCQLAVLACLAIAAGKARGHIDDALEHELVGALVELPRLISRVLREEQGFADIAHQLSHAQDMLYLGRGVNYPLALEGALKLKEISYIHAEGFAAGELKHGAIALIDENVPVVVIAPPGRTHEKTMSNMQEVAARGGKIVLLTGESGGAPDCEVMADCRLPDVHEFVSPILYALPVQLLAYHTAVWRGTDVDQPRNLAKSVTVE; this is encoded by the coding sequence ATGTGCGGGATCGTTGGAATTCTTGGCTCGGCGCCGGTCGCCGCCCCCTTGCTGGAGGCACTGCGGCGCCTGGAGTATCGCGGCTACGACTCGGCCGGCATCGCCACGGTCGAGAATGGGCGGATCGACCGGCGGCGCGCGCCCGGCAAGCTTGATGCGTTGCAGAGCGTCCTGGGCAGCCATCCCCTGAGCGGCAAGGCCGGCATCGGCCACACCCGCTGGGCCACACACGGCGCGCCGACCGAGATCAACGCACACCCGCACGTCTCCGGACCGGTTTCGCTCGTACATAATGGCATTATCGAGAACTTCGCCGCGCTTCGCCGTGAGCTTGAGCATGATGGGGTCACGCTGGAGAGCCAGACCGACAGCGAGGTGATCGCACATCTGCTCGCCCGGGAAATCGCCAAGGGGCAAAGCCCGGAGGCTGCGACCAAGGCTGTCCTGCGCCAGCTGGAAGGCGCGTTCGCCCTCGCCATCATCTTCGCCGGACACGACGACCTGATGATCGCTGCCCGCAAGGGCAGCCCGTTGGCGCTGGGCCATGGCCAGGGCGAGATGTATCTCGGTTCCGACGCCATCGCGCTCGCGCCGCTGACCGGGGAGATCACTTATCTCGAAGAGGGTGATGTCGCCGTAATGACGCGCGCGGGCGCGCGCATATATGACGAAACCGGCATGGAGGTTGATCGGCCGCGGCAGAAGGGCGTCGCCTCGGCGCTCCTGGTCGACAAGGGCAACTACCGGCATTTCATGGCCAAGGAAATCCATGAACAGCCGGAGGTCATCGCCCACACCATCGCGCATTATGCCGATCTGGCCGAAAGGCGCGTGGACATCCCCAACCTTGCGGTGGATCTCGCCTCGCTCGAGCGCGTGACGCTGTGCGGTTGCGGCACGGCCTTCTATGCCGGGCTGGTGGCGAAATACTGGTTTGAGCAGTACGCCCGGCTGCCCGTGGAGATCGACGTCGCCTCGGAATTCCGCTACCGCGAGGCGCCGCTGCCGGAAAACGGCCTCGCCATCTTCATCAGCCAGTCCGGCGAGACGGCGGACACGCTGGCCGGCCTGCGCTATTGCCGCGAGCAGCGCCAGCACATTGCTTCGATCGTCAACGTGCAGCATTCCTCGATCGCGCGCGAGTCGGATGTGGTGCTGCCGACCCTTGCTGGCCCGGAGATCGGGGTCGCCTCGACCAAGGCTTTCACCTGCCAGCTTGCGGTGCTGGCCTGCCTGGCGATCGCCGCCGGGAAGGCGCGCGGCCACATCGACGACGCGCTGGAGCACGAACTGGTCGGCGCATTGGTCGAGCTGCCCCGCCTGATCAGCCGGGTGCTGCGCGAGGAACAGGGCTTCGCGGACATCGCGCACCAGCTCTCCCACGCCCAGGACATGCTCTATCTGGGGCGCGGGGTGAACTATCCGCTTGCGCTGGAAGGCGCGCTCAAGCTCAAGGAAATCTCCTATATCCATGCCGAAGGGTTCGCAGCAGGCGAGTTGAAGCACGGCGCGATCGCGCTCATTGACGAGAATGTGCCGGTCGTCGTCATCGCTCCGCCGGGCCGCACGCACGAAAAGACAATGTCGAACATGCAGGAGGTGGCGGCTCGCGGAGGGAAGATCGTGCTACTCACAGGCGAATCAGGCGGCGCGCCGGACTGCGAGGTCATGGCCGACTGCCGGTTGCCGGATGTCCACGAGTTCGTTTCGCCGATCCTCTACGCGCTGCCGGTACAGTTGCTGGCCTATCACACGGCGGTGTGGCGCGGCACGGATGTCGACCAGCCGCGCAACCTGGCGAAGTCCGTGACTGTGGAATGA
- the glmU gene encoding bifunctional UDP-N-acetylglucosamine diphosphorylase/glucosamine-1-phosphate N-acetyltransferase GlmU, with the protein MTDRPLLAIILAAGHGTRMKSRRPKVLHEVARRPMVGHVLDAARAAGADEVAVVISASGDQVREAIATDDADTQVFVQAEQLGTAHAVDAAREAFAGFDGDVLVLYGDTPMIRPETLRRLREALSDGSALAVLGFDAADPTGYGRLLRDEEGALIGIREEKDASADERVIRQCNSGVMAFRAEALRELLPRIGNDNAKGEYYLTDAVALARGQGYDVAVAMGEEAEVLGVNDRAQLAAAEAKMQQRLRDAAMDGGATLIDPATVTFSYDTVLGPDVVVEPNVIFGPGVTVGDSARINGFSHIEGARVGPGASVGPFARLRPGAELGENVRIGNFVEIKKASIEDDAKVNHLTYIGDSRVGAGANIGAGTITCNYDGHEKHHTDIGAGAFIGSNSALVAPVKIGDRAYIGSGSVITRDVSAGSLALSRAPQEEREGWADRMHARRGRDKG; encoded by the coding sequence ATGACCGACCGCCCATTGCTCGCCATTATCCTCGCTGCCGGACACGGCACGCGCATGAAGTCCCGCAGGCCCAAGGTGCTTCATGAGGTCGCCCGCCGGCCGATGGTCGGGCATGTTCTGGATGCCGCACGCGCAGCCGGCGCTGACGAGGTTGCCGTCGTCATCAGCGCCAGCGGCGATCAGGTGCGCGAGGCGATCGCTACCGACGACGCAGATACGCAGGTCTTCGTGCAGGCAGAACAGCTCGGCACGGCGCACGCGGTCGACGCCGCGCGCGAAGCCTTCGCCGGGTTCGACGGTGACGTGCTCGTGCTCTACGGTGACACGCCAATGATCCGTCCGGAAACGCTGCGGCGGCTGCGCGAGGCTCTCAGCGATGGCTCGGCGCTGGCCGTGCTCGGCTTCGACGCGGCGGACCCGACGGGCTATGGCCGCCTGTTACGCGATGAGGAAGGCGCGCTGATCGGCATCCGCGAAGAAAAGGACGCCTCGGCCGATGAGCGCGTGATCCGCCAGTGCAACTCGGGGGTGATGGCGTTCCGGGCGGAGGCGCTCCGCGAATTGCTGCCGCGCATCGGCAACGACAACGCCAAGGGCGAATACTACCTCACAGACGCGGTCGCGCTGGCGCGTGGACAGGGCTATGACGTCGCCGTGGCGATGGGCGAGGAAGCGGAAGTCCTGGGCGTGAACGACCGGGCACAGCTCGCCGCCGCCGAAGCCAAGATGCAGCAGCGGCTGCGCGACGCGGCGATGGATGGCGGCGCGACATTGATCGATCCGGCGACGGTGACCTTCAGTTATGACACTGTGCTCGGCCCCGACGTGGTCGTCGAACCCAACGTGATTTTCGGCCCCGGCGTGACGGTCGGTGACAGCGCACGCATCAACGGCTTCTCTCATATCGAGGGCGCACGCGTCGGCCCCGGCGCGAGCGTTGGTCCATTCGCCCGGTTACGCCCAGGCGCGGAACTGGGCGAAAACGTGCGCATCGGCAATTTCGTCGAGATCAAGAAGGCCAGCATCGAGGATGACGCGAAGGTCAACCACCTCACCTATATCGGCGATTCACGGGTCGGTGCCGGTGCGAATATCGGCGCGGGCACCATCACCTGCAATTACGACGGCCATGAGAAACACCATACCGACATTGGTGCAGGCGCGTTCATCGGCTCGAACAGCGCCTTGGTCGCGCCCGTGAAGATCGGCGACCGCGCCTATATCGGCTCGGGCAGCGTCATCACCCGCGATGTCAGCGCCGGCTCTCTGGCTCTCAGTCGCGCGCCGCAGGAAGAGCGTGAAGGCTGGGCCGACCGCATGCACGCGCGGCGGGGTCGAGACAAAGGCTGA
- the trmD gene encoding tRNA (guanosine(37)-N1)-methyltransferase TrmD, translating to MTENSDNSETVLPDPWRACVLTLYPQMFPGPLGESLSGRALGEGVWALDAINIREFATDKHASVDDTPAGGGPGMVMRPDVVGAAIDAGRARYPALPIIYLSPRGKPLTQARVRELSAGPGALLLCGRFEGVDQRVLDARGAEEVSIGDYVLSGGELPAMVLIDACVRLLPGVVGERASLADESFEAGLLEYPQYTRPRVWEGREIPEVLMSGDHKRIAQWRREQALALTRARRPDLLADEEA from the coding sequence ATGACAGAGAATTCCGATAACAGCGAAACCGTCTTGCCTGACCCTTGGCGCGCCTGCGTGCTGACGCTTTATCCGCAGATGTTTCCCGGCCCGCTCGGCGAGAGCCTGTCGGGACGCGCGCTCGGAGAGGGTGTCTGGGCGCTGGACGCGATCAATATCCGCGAGTTTGCAACCGACAAGCACGCCTCGGTGGACGATACGCCAGCGGGCGGCGGACCGGGCATGGTCATGCGGCCGGACGTGGTGGGCGCAGCGATCGACGCAGGCCGCGCGCGCTATCCGGCGCTGCCGATTATCTATCTCTCGCCCCGCGGCAAGCCGCTGACGCAGGCGCGGGTTCGCGAGTTGAGCGCCGGGCCCGGCGCGCTCTTGCTGTGTGGCCGGTTCGAGGGGGTGGATCAGCGGGTGCTTGATGCGCGCGGGGCCGAGGAAGTCTCGATCGGCGATTATGTGCTTTCCGGCGGCGAACTGCCCGCCATGGTGCTCATCGACGCCTGCGTGCGGCTTCTGCCCGGCGTGGTCGGCGAGCGCGCGTCGCTGGCGGATGAGAGCTTCGAGGCCGGGTTGCTGGAATATCCGCAATATACCCGTCCGCGCGTCTGGGAGGGGCGCGAAATTCCCGAGGTGTTGATGTCGGGCGATCACAAACGCATCGCGCAGTGGCGGCGCGAGCAGGCGCTGGCCTTGACGCGGGCGCGCCGGCCCGACCTGCTGGCGGACGAAGAGGCGTAA
- a CDS encoding D-amino acid dehydrogenase gives MRIIIIGAGVAGVTAAYYLARAGHDVKILDSRDGSGEGTSFANGGQLSYSYVEPMARPELVPKLPRIIAGLEPAYVMTRLFDLKLMRWGMQFLRNCTRARFHRNAKAALALSVESRDAIHALLAEHDLRFDYSRTGKLVLQHSKDALDHAAEMIPLKREAGVEQRRLSREECIALDPALEAYGADFAGGVYAPGDEAGDAGAFCRGLMAVCENELGVQKHTGVQVRRIVRENGAISGLETSEGRMGADHYVLAAGPDAESLARTAGLRLPIYPIKGFSITLPARQGAPAVNITDAANKVVFCRLGERFRVAGFAEFARGDKRVVDARIARLTEMARRLLPDAADYDAEPHGWAGERPMTPDGLPLVGPTRINRLSVSVGHGMFGWTYSCGAGKRLAERIGPARKH, from the coding sequence ATGCGCATCATCATCATCGGCGCAGGCGTCGCGGGCGTGACAGCGGCCTATTATCTCGCGCGCGCCGGCCACGACGTCAAAATTCTGGATAGCCGCGACGGCAGCGGCGAGGGCACCAGCTTCGCCAATGGTGGTCAGCTCAGCTACTCCTATGTCGAGCCGATGGCGCGGCCCGAACTGGTGCCGAAGCTGCCGCGCATCATTGCAGGGCTGGAGCCGGCTTACGTCATGACGCGGCTGTTCGACCTCAAGCTGATGCGCTGGGGAATGCAGTTCCTGCGTAACTGCACGCGGGCGCGATTCCACCGTAACGCCAAGGCGGCGCTGGCGCTCAGTGTGGAGTCGCGGGACGCCATTCACGCCCTGCTTGCTGAGCATGATCTGCGCTTCGATTACAGCCGCACGGGCAAGCTGGTATTGCAGCACAGCAAAGACGCGCTTGATCACGCCGCCGAGATGATCCCGCTTAAGCGCGAGGCGGGGGTCGAGCAGCGCCGCCTGAGCCGGGAAGAGTGTATCGCGCTTGATCCGGCGCTGGAGGCCTACGGTGCGGATTTCGCGGGCGGTGTCTATGCGCCTGGCGACGAGGCGGGCGATGCCGGGGCCTTCTGCCGTGGCCTGATGGCTGTGTGCGAAAACGAGCTGGGCGTGCAGAAGCACACCGGCGTGCAGGTACGCCGGATCGTTCGGGAAAACGGCGCGATCAGTGGACTGGAGACCTCCGAGGGGCGGATGGGCGCAGACCACTACGTGCTCGCGGCCGGCCCGGATGCCGAGTCGCTCGCGCGCACGGCCGGTCTGCGGCTGCCGATCTATCCCATCAAGGGCTTCAGCATCACGCTCCCGGCGCGGCAGGGGGCGCCGGCCGTTAACATCACGGATGCGGCCAACAAGGTCGTGTTCTGCCGTCTGGGCGAGCGCTTCCGGGTGGCGGGGTTTGCCGAATTCGCGCGCGGCGACAAGCGGGTCGTTGATGCGCGCATCGCGAGGCTGACCGAAATGGCCCGGCGGCTGCTGCCTGATGCGGCGGATTACGACGCCGAGCCGCATGGCTGGGCCGGCGAGCGGCCGATGACGCCGGACGGGCTGCCGCTGGTCGGGCCGACGCGCATCAACCGGCTGTCGGTCAGCGTCGGGCACGGCATGTTCGGCTGGACCTATAGCTGCGGCGCGGGCAAGCGGCTGGCCGAACGGATCGGTCCGGCGCGAAAGCATTAA
- a CDS encoding RraA family protein has protein sequence MTVRHHKQDYGRLSTDQLAQWHDVGTAEISDCLDRAQAMFGAIGPLRPGMRVIGQARAVSCMVADNSALHAAITLAEPGDVLVAAAQGFEDVAVWGGLMTRAAMARGIAGLIVDGAVRDSDEIAELGFPCFARCVVPRGPHKGFGGSVDAPVSCGGVTVSSGDLIVADADGVAVVSLARIETTLGAVRALQEREAATIAKIADGASLADIYGVPEIAVITPQTQT, from the coding sequence ATGACCGTTCGCCATCACAAGCAGGACTATGGGCGCCTCTCGACCGACCAACTCGCCCAGTGGCACGACGTCGGCACCGCAGAGATTTCGGATTGCCTCGATCGTGCGCAGGCCATGTTCGGCGCAATCGGGCCGCTGCGACCAGGCATGCGCGTGATCGGGCAGGCCCGCGCGGTGAGCTGCATGGTCGCGGACAACAGCGCGCTGCACGCCGCCATCACCCTCGCCGAGCCGGGCGATGTGCTGGTCGCGGCGGCGCAGGGGTTCGAGGACGTCGCGGTCTGGGGCGGGCTTATGACCCGCGCGGCGATGGCACGCGGAATCGCGGGGTTGATTGTGGACGGCGCGGTGCGCGACAGCGACGAAATCGCCGAGCTTGGCTTTCCCTGCTTTGCGCGCTGCGTCGTGCCACGCGGACCGCACAAGGGCTTCGGCGGCAGCGTGGATGCGCCGGTGTCCTGCGGCGGTGTGACCGTGTCCTCTGGCGACCTGATCGTGGCAGATGCCGATGGAGTAGCGGTCGTGTCGCTCGCCCGCATCGAGACGACGCTGGGTGCTGTGCGCGCGCTCCAGGAACGAGAGGCTGCGACGATCGCAAAGATCGCCGACGGCGCCTCGCTTGCCGACATCTACGGCGTGCCGGAGATTGCCGTCATTACACCGCAAACTCAGACCTAG
- a CDS encoding cupin domain-containing protein, translating to MEERFFFNINAPDGGIPRDLAPGITTTVFPGEHAMLSIVRIEPNTRGTLHHHPEEQWGYCIAGSGVRIQGDQEVRVKAGDFWRTPGGTPHTMEAGDEGLVVMDVFAPPREAYKKAGHGFGGPD from the coding sequence ATGGAAGAACGGTTCTTCTTCAACATCAATGCCCCGGACGGCGGGATCCCACGGGATCTGGCGCCTGGCATCACCACCACCGTGTTCCCCGGCGAGCACGCGATGCTCTCCATCGTCCGTATTGAGCCAAACACCCGCGGCACCCTCCACCACCATCCCGAGGAGCAGTGGGGCTACTGCATCGCCGGCTCCGGCGTCCGCATTCAGGGTGATCAGGAAGTTCGCGTCAAAGCGGGCGACTTCTGGCGCACGCCGGGAGGGACGCCGCACACGATGGAAGCCGGCGATGAGGGACTTGTCGTCATGGATGTCTTCGCCCCGCCACGTGAGGCCTACAAGAAAGCCGGCCACGGCTTCGGAGGGCCCGACTAA
- a CDS encoding dienelactone hydrolase family protein encodes MKYVLSTLTAICFATSALAGESVTYEVDGAAYEGYHADAGDDAKGLVLIIHDWDGLTDYERKRADMLAEMGYDAFAVDLYGKGNRPVETGAKKAETGKLYNDREKMRTLILAGLDEARRLGGGEAVVMGYCFGGAATLELARSGKAEDVVAYATFHGGLSTPEGQSYSADNPPILIAHGGADRAITMDDVAQLSRELEDAGVTYEIEVYSGAPHAFTVFGSDRYQERADRKSWDAFTELLDNTLAGS; translated from the coding sequence ATGAAATACGTGCTGAGCACACTGACTGCCATTTGTTTCGCCACCTCCGCCTTGGCTGGCGAGAGCGTGACTTACGAAGTCGACGGCGCCGCCTATGAAGGTTATCACGCCGATGCCGGGGATGACGCGAAGGGCCTTGTGCTCATCATTCACGACTGGGACGGCCTTACTGACTACGAGCGCAAGCGCGCCGACATGCTCGCGGAAATGGGCTATGATGCCTTCGCCGTGGACTTGTACGGCAAGGGTAACCGGCCGGTCGAAACCGGCGCTAAGAAAGCCGAGACGGGCAAGCTCTACAACGATCGGGAAAAGATGCGCACGCTGATCCTCGCCGGCTTGGACGAGGCGCGCCGGCTCGGTGGCGGCGAGGCAGTCGTGATGGGCTACTGCTTTGGCGGTGCGGCGACCCTGGAACTGGCGCGCTCCGGAAAGGCGGAAGACGTCGTCGCCTATGCGACGTTCCATGGGGGGCTGTCCACGCCGGAGGGCCAGAGCTATTCCGCAGACAACCCGCCGATACTGATTGCGCATGGCGGTGCGGACAGGGCGATCACGATGGATGACGTCGCCCAGCTTTCGCGTGAACTGGAGGACGCGGGCGTGACCTATGAGATCGAGGTTTATTCCGGCGCGCCGCACGCCTTCACGGTGTTCGGCTCCGACCGATACCAGGAACGGGCGGACCGCAAGTCCTGGGACGCCTTCACCGAGCTTCTGGACAACACCCTGGCCGGATCGTAA
- a CDS encoding MFS transporter, which translates to MTTAIAPRPDTTASAALKIWALLLGMGAMLAGNGLQSSLLGLRAESEGFGDGITGLMMSGFYLGFLAGSVLTPKMLRNVGHVRTFGALASLASIAILVHGLFIDPAVWTAMRFMTGLSFAGLYVVTESWLNHSVPNTLRGSILALYWVIGYLGLAAGQVMLNAAPPETSDLFILCSIVISFALVPILLTATPQPDVSTPQSVSLRFLVQTAPLGAIGCFATGTAQGVILGMAPVYASKLGLSVAEVSVFMIALVVGGVVLQWPLGKLSDIFDRRKVILGIALSAAVAALLMEAVAAVSFTALLLACAVMGGLVLSLYPIFLAYTNDWLEPNQMVAASGTLVLTFGAGAILGPSGAGWLMGMFGPEGFVAYLALIHLGIAVFAIYRMTRRAAPEEQGEYVLGPSQPAPSATLWAEEIAETDGEPEEEAASELGDSVVSGEATESARGDPPESSRS; encoded by the coding sequence ATGACGACCGCCATCGCGCCCCGTCCGGACACCACGGCCTCGGCTGCGCTCAAGATATGGGCGCTGCTGTTGGGCATGGGGGCAATGCTGGCGGGCAATGGCCTGCAGAGCAGTCTGCTCGGGCTACGCGCCGAATCCGAAGGATTTGGCGACGGGATTACCGGCCTGATGATGTCAGGCTTCTACCTGGGCTTCCTTGCAGGCTCGGTGCTCACGCCGAAAATGCTCCGCAACGTGGGTCATGTCCGGACGTTTGGCGCTCTGGCGTCACTGGCGTCGATTGCCATCCTGGTCCATGGCCTGTTCATCGACCCAGCGGTCTGGACGGCGATGCGCTTCATGACCGGACTCAGCTTTGCCGGCCTCTATGTGGTCACGGAAAGCTGGCTCAATCACAGCGTTCCAAACACGCTGCGGGGCAGCATACTCGCACTGTATTGGGTGATCGGCTATCTCGGGCTTGCCGCCGGGCAGGTCATGCTGAACGCCGCGCCGCCCGAGACATCCGATCTGTTCATTCTGTGCTCGATCGTCATTTCGTTCGCCCTGGTGCCGATCCTGCTGACGGCCACGCCTCAGCCCGATGTATCGACGCCGCAGTCTGTCAGCTTGAGATTCCTCGTGCAGACGGCACCGCTCGGCGCGATCGGCTGTTTCGCCACGGGCACCGCACAGGGCGTGATCCTTGGCATGGCGCCGGTCTATGCGAGCAAGCTGGGTCTTTCGGTTGCGGAAGTTTCGGTCTTCATGATCGCGCTGGTCGTGGGCGGGGTCGTGCTGCAGTGGCCGCTAGGCAAGCTGTCCGACATTTTCGATCGGCGAAAGGTGATCCTCGGGATAGCACTGAGCGCCGCGGTCGCGGCCTTGTTGATGGAGGCGGTCGCGGCGGTCTCCTTCACGGCGCTGCTGCTGGCTTGCGCCGTCATGGGCGGGCTGGTGTTGAGCCTTTATCCGATTTTTCTTGCCTACACCAATGACTGGCTTGAGCCCAACCAGATGGTGGCGGCAAGCGGGACGCTCGTGCTGACCTTCGGTGCGGGCGCGATCCTGGGGCCATCCGGGGCAGGCTGGCTGATGGGCATGTTCGGGCCCGAGGGGTTCGTGGCTTATCTGGCCCTGATCCACCTGGGTATCGCGGTGTTCGCGATTTACCGCATGACGCGCCGCGCGGCGCCGGAAGAACAGGGCGAATACGTGCTCGGTCCGTCGCAGCCGGCGCCTTCGGCGACGCTTTGGGCCGAGGAGATCGCCGAAACCGACGGCGAGCCCGAGGAAGAGGCGGCTTCCGAGCTCGGCGATTCGGTCGTCAGTGGTGAGGCCACGGAATCCGCGCGTGGTGATCCTCCAGAATCGTCCCGTAGCTGA
- the leuC gene encoding 3-isopropylmalate dehydratase large subunit has protein sequence MAKTGGRTLYDKIWDDHLVDTQEDGTSLIYIDRHLIHEVTSPQAFEGLRIAGRKVRKPENTLAVVDHNVPTTDRTEGIDDPESALQVKTLADNCRDFGIDYFDELDERQGIVHIIGPEQGFTLPGTTIVCGDSHTSTHGAFGALAHGIGTSEVEHVLATQTLIQSKAKNMRVVVDGEIPPGVGAKDIILGIIGEIGTAGGTGHVIEYSGEAIRALSMEGRMTVCNMSIEAGARAGMIAPDERTFDYLKGRPRAPKGAAWEMAMQYWETLYSDEDAEFDTEVRLDAANLPPLVTWGTSPQDVVSVEGRVPDPNDLEDAGKAAAVRRALDYMGLTPGTKITDIKLDRVFIGSCTNARIEDLRAVAKIVAGRHVNENVQAMIVPGSGLVKAQAEAEGLDAIFKAAGFEWREPGCSMCLAMNADKLAPGERCASTSNRNFEGRQGFKGRTHLVSPTMAAAAAIAGHFVDVREMTPGPQSIAAE, from the coding sequence ATGGCGAAGACCGGCGGACGCACGCTGTATGACAAGATCTGGGACGATCACCTCGTCGACACGCAGGAAGACGGCACGTCGCTGATCTATATCGACCGCCATCTCATCCACGAAGTCACCAGCCCGCAGGCGTTTGAGGGGCTTCGCATCGCCGGGCGCAAGGTCCGCAAGCCAGAGAACACGCTTGCCGTGGTCGACCACAACGTGCCGACCACCGACCGCACCGAGGGGATCGACGACCCGGAATCCGCCCTGCAGGTCAAGACGCTGGCGGACAACTGCCGCGATTTCGGCATTGACTATTTCGACGAACTGGACGAGCGCCAGGGCATCGTCCACATCATCGGCCCGGAGCAGGGCTTCACGCTGCCCGGCACGACGATCGTCTGCGGCGACAGCCACACCTCGACCCATGGCGCGTTCGGCGCGCTGGCGCATGGCATCGGCACCTCGGAGGTCGAGCATGTGCTGGCGACCCAGACACTGATCCAGTCCAAGGCGAAGAACATGCGCGTCGTCGTCGACGGCGAAATCCCGCCCGGCGTTGGCGCGAAAGACATCATACTCGGCATCATCGGCGAGATCGGGACAGCAGGCGGCACCGGGCATGTCATCGAATATTCGGGCGAGGCGATCCGCGCGCTGTCGATGGAAGGGCGCATGACGGTGTGCAACATGTCGATCGAAGCGGGCGCCCGTGCAGGCATGATCGCGCCGGATGAGCGGACATTCGATTACCTCAAGGGCCGGCCGCGCGCGCCGAAGGGCGCGGCCTGGGAAATGGCCATGCAGTATTGGGAGACGCTTTATTCGGACGAGGACGCCGAATTCGACACCGAGGTGCGTCTCGACGCGGCGAACCTGCCGCCGCTGGTCACCTGGGGCACCAGTCCGCAGGATGTCGTCTCCGTGGAAGGTCGCGTGCCGGACCCGAATGACCTGGAGGACGCGGGCAAAGCCGCGGCCGTTCGTCGGGCGCTCGACTATATGGGGCTGACGCCAGGCACGAAGATTACCGACATCAAGCTGGACCGCGTTTTCATCGGCTCCTGCACGAATGCGCGGATCGAGGATCTGCGCGCTGTGGCGAAAATCGTCGCCGGTCGGCACGTGAACGAGAATGTGCAGGCCATGATCGTGCCCGGCTCCGGTCTGGTGAAGGCGCAGGCTGAAGCGGAGGGCCTGGACGCGATCTTCAAGGCCGCCGGCTTCGAGTGGCGCGAGCCGGGCTGCTCGATGTGCCTGGCCATGAACGCCGACAAGCTGGCTCCGGGTGAGCGCTGCGCTTCGACCTCGAACCGCAACTTCGAGGGCCGGCAGGGCTTCAAGGGTCGCACGCATCTGGTTTCGCCGACAATGGCGGCCGCCGCAGCGATCGCCGGGCATTTCGTCGATGTGCGCGAGATGACGCCCGGCCCGCAAAGCATCGCGGCGGAATAA